The following DNA comes from Winogradskyella sp. PG-2.
GAATTAGAATCTGATAAAAAACCAATAGTTCAAAAACAGTTGTTTGTAGAGCTTGAGCCCGATGAAAAAATCATATACACCTTCTTAAAGGAAAATAATAAAGAGCTACTAGATGTCATTGCAATACAATGTGAAATGCCAACCTATAAATTAGCAGGACTTCTACTTAATATGGAATTAAAGGGAGTAGTTAGGCCTTTACCAGGAAAGTTGTTTGAAGTTATTTAAACCAAGGCTCCACCACAAAGAATAATAAGAGTACGCCATATATAATATCGAGCCAGACGACATGTAATATTTGAGCTAGGTAGATTATAAGCACAAAAGGAAATCCTATTAAAGCAAAATAGTTGCTGTTTTTAACTTCATTAATACTACTAGCCCAAAGTAATTTTGCATTTTCTTTGGTTGGAAAAGCATGAGCTGCAATTGATATTCCTAACCAACAAAAAAATAGATAAATTAATCGATTAGATTCAAAAGAATAACCAATACTAAAAATAGTATTGCTGATAAAGTGGAAATAAAAAAAGGAGTAATGGAAAGTAGAAAAACTTTTAAATAATTAGAGGGAGTCTCATGCACAATATAAGATATAGGTGCTTCGAACTGTAAATACTTTATATCATAATTTTAATTAATACCCAACCTTGTCTCTTACACGTTTTAAAACATCATTTGCTACAACTTTAGCTTTTGAAGCACCTTTAGCTAAAGCCATATCAACTTCGTTAAGATTATTCATATAATAAGCATAACGTTTTCTAGGTTCAGCAAAACGCTCTAATATTAACTCAAATAAGGCTTGTTTAGCATGTCCATATCCATAGTTGCCACCTTCATAATTGACTTTCATATTAGTAATTTGAGTAGCTGAAGCTAGTAAACTATATAAAGCAAAACAGTTACAAGTTTTCCAATCTTTAGGGTCTTCAAGAGGTGTGCTATCGGTTGCAATAGACATAATTTGTTTACGTAATTTCTTTTCAGGTAAAAAGATGTCGATAATGTTTCCCTTACTCTTACTCATTTTAGCACCATCAGTACCAGGAATAAGCATCGTGTCTTTTTGTATATCGGCTTTTGGCAAAACAAAAGTTTCTCCACCCATTTTAGCATGGAAACGAGAAGCTACATCACGTGTCATCTCTATATGCTGCTCCTGATCTTTACCAACAGGAATAATCTCAGCATCATATAATAATATATCAGCAGCCATTAACATTGGATAGGTAAACAAACCACCATTAACATCACCTAAACGATCTGCTTTGTCTTTGAAACTATGTGCTAATTCTAAGCGTTTAAAAGGAAAGAAACAGTTTAAATACCAAGCTAATTCAGTTACTTGAGGTACATCACTTTGTCTATAGAAGACCGTTTTGTCAATATCTAAACCAAAAGCTAACCAAGTTGCCGCTGTGGAATAAGTATTGTCACGAAGTGTTTCAGCATCTTTTATTTGCGTTAACGAGTGTAAATCTGCAATAAATAAAAACGAATCATTAGCACTATTTTGTGATTGTTCTATTGCTGGTAAAATTGCACCTAAAATATTTCCTAAATGTGGTGTTCCTGTACTTTGTATGCCTGTGAGTATTCTTGCCATGTATACTTCCTGCGCAGCAGGAATCTCTTTAAAAGTTAAACGATGCGCAAAGATAATTTTTTTAGTAGAACTATTTACTTAGTTTTGATGCGATGGCAATTATTAAATATCCTTTTTGGGTTTTATATCGCATTTGGTTCTATATTCTTGTAGCAATTCCAATAATTGTTTTGTTTCCTTTTTTAATTATATCAATCTCTAGAGAAC
Coding sequences within:
- the trpS gene encoding tryptophan--tRNA ligase, coding for MARILTGIQSTGTPHLGNILGAILPAIEQSQNSANDSFLFIADLHSLTQIKDAETLRDNTYSTAATWLAFGLDIDKTVFYRQSDVPQVTELAWYLNCFFPFKRLELAHSFKDKADRLGDVNGGLFTYPMLMAADILLYDAEIIPVGKDQEQHIEMTRDVASRFHAKMGGETFVLPKADIQKDTMLIPGTDGAKMSKSKGNIIDIFLPEKKLRKQIMSIATDSTPLEDPKDWKTCNCFALYSLLASATQITNMKVNYEGGNYGYGHAKQALFELILERFAEPRKRYAYYMNNLNEVDMALAKGASKAKVVANDVLKRVRDKVGY